In Necator americanus strain Aroian chromosome IV, whole genome shotgun sequence, the following proteins share a genomic window:
- a CDS encoding hypothetical protein (NECATOR_CHRIV.G13412.T1), with protein MNERSYYVRGRLVCGIQGADGARVSLWEKRGAGTPFVYEEKQIDASGSFYVKAEIRNGGGGWNGGNSNGYLTLTINHNCGGQRQMSVELPPSYFNQGIVAIKTFDLGTINLEGRFSGEETNAFMGGGNRRGNYGGRFGSGSGGGFGSGGFGGGPVPI; from the exons ATGAATGAACGTAGTTACTACGTACGAGGTCGTTTGGTTTGTGGAATTCAAGGAGCTGATGGGGCACGAGTATCGCTATGGGAGAAGCGAG GTGCTGGCACACCTTTTGTGTATGAAGAGAAACAGATCGATGCTTCTGGAAGTTTCTATGTGAAAGCAGAGATTCGTAACGGTGGTGGAGGTTGGAACGGTGGCAATTCCAATGGCTACCTGACTCTTACTATTAACCATAACTGCGGG GGTCAACGTCAAATGAGCGTCGAATTACCGCCGTCGTATTTTAATCAAGGCATAGTTGCGATCAAAACCTTCGATCTAG GAACAATCAACTTGGAAGGACGTTTCTCAGGTGAAGAAACAAATGCTTTCATGGGTGGCGGTAATCGACGAGGAAACTACGGCGGCAGATTCGGCAGTGGGTCAGGCGGCGGTTTCGGTTCTGGCGGATTTGGTGGAGGTCCAGTACCTATCTAA
- a CDS encoding hypothetical protein (NECATOR_CHRIV.G13413.T1) codes for MMKDTAVWMHSQGRGFVDLIDHFFVGTSGSSFSSYLSLAAAGAVTMGLGYYLTKTNSNGKITPLVDPLNQTVKQKDGSRITAYLKDGKLQCYIYEDARTLYQGVRRGARVSNNGPMLGRRVKKPDGTEPYEWHTYNEVIERSNDVSIAFRELGIPVGNDTNIGIYCKNRPEWVITELATYNFSNVIVPIYETLGFEACVFILNQTEMQLVVCDTVSKAMGLLEQKPNCPYLKFLVVMEPITNELRAASEAQGVRVLTMDELEKIGREASNKPAHQPSRPEDLATICYTSGTTGTPKGVMLTHANVIADGVCLEFFKYTGFYSTDVMISFLPLAHMLERVIESVCFTKGGRVGFYRGDIRLLVDDIKELRPTIVPVVPRVLNRLYDKVMSEVNKSYIKKALFNLAIAYKTREMQNFVIRNNGFFDNLVFKKVRESMGGRVRLMVTGSAPLAENVLTFVRAAMGCVVVEGYGQTECVAACTVSMEGDSNAGHVGMVIPSAKIKLVDVPELGYFSKDEAGEVCVKGPIVFRGYYKNEEQTKEVLDNDGWVHTGDIGRWTKEGTLKIVDRKKHIFKLAQGEYVAPEKIENIYARSRYVAQSFVYGESLKTCLIAIVVPDAEELVHACKKELNLSGTLEELCRNKDVVKMVLDDMIAVGKKSGLFSFEQVKDIYLCPDMFTVENDLLTPTLKSKRPKLKAYFAAELSKMYTKLN; via the exons ATGATGAAGGACACCGCTGTATGGATGCATTCACAGGGCAG GGGCTTCGTTGATCTCATCGaccatttttttgttggaacatCTGGATCTTCGTTTTCCTCCTACCTATCACTTGCTGCTGCTGGTGCTGTAACTATGGGTCTTGGCTACTACCTCACAAAAACCAATAGCAATGGCAAGATCACGCCACTGGTGGATCCTTTAAACCAGACCGTCAAGCAGAAG GACGGATCGCGTATAACCGCGTATCTTAAAGATGGCAAGCTGCAGTGTTACATCTATGAGGATGCGCGAACTCTTTATCAAGGTGTACGTCGGGGTGCACGTGTCTCTAACAACGGCCCAATGCTTGGTCGTCGAGTAAAAAAACCAGATGGCACTGAACCGTATGAGTGGCACACCTACAATGAG GTTATTGAACGCTCAAATGACGTTTCGATCGCATTTCGAGAGCTGGGGATCCCGGTGGGAAATGACACAAATATAGGGATTTACTGCAAGAATCGACCAGAG tGGGTCATAACGGAGTTAGCCACCTATAATTTCTCTAATGTTATCGTTCCCATTTACGAAACACTTGGTTTCGAAGCCTGCGTTTTCATACTCAACCAAACAGAGATGCAGTTGGTCGTCTGTGATACAGTGTCAAAAGCGATGG GTCTCCTCGAACAAAAACCTAATTGTCCTTATCTGAAATTCTTGGTGGTGATGGAACCGATTACTAATGAATTGCGAGCTGCTTCTGAAGCCCAAGGTGTTCGAGTGTTAACTATGGATGAGCTAGAAAAGATCGGTCGCGAGGCAAGCAATAAGCCTGCACATCAGCCATCAAGG CCTGAAGACCTGGCAACGATTTGTTATACCTCTGGCACGACAGGCACTCCTAAAGGTGTTATGCTGACCCACGCAAACGTTATTGCTGACGGTGTTTGtctcgaatttttcaaatataccGGCTTCTACTCGACG gATGTGATGATTAGTTTCCTTCCACTAGCACATATGCTCGAACGTGTGATCGAAAGTGTATGTTTTACTAAGGGAGGTCGAGTTGGTTTCTACAG AGGGGATATTCGTCTTCTGGTTGATGACATCAAAGAACTTCGACCGACTATTGTTCCAGTTGTTCCACGTGTACTGAACCGACTTTATGATAAG GTAATGTCTGAAGTTAACAAATCCTATATAAAGAAGGCTCTTTTCAATCTGGCCATCGCATACAAAACTCGGGAAATGCAAAA CTTTGTCATTCGCAACAATGGTTTCTTCGATAATCTAGTGTTTAAGAAAGTGCGGGAGAGCATGGGAG GTCGTGTACGACTTATGGTGACTGGATCTGCACCTCTCGCCGAAAATGTCCTCACCTTTGTCCGGGCAGCGATGGGATGTGTAGTTGTGGAAGGTTATGGTCAAACAGAATGTGTAGCAGCCTGTACG GTCTCAATGGAAGGCGATTCAAATGCTGGACATGTTGGAATGGTTATACCTTCAGCTAAAATCAAATTGGTTGATGTCCCAGAGTTAggatatttttcaaaggatgAAGCTGGTGAG GTGTGCGTAAAAGGACCTATTGTTTTCCGTGGTTACTATAAGAACGAAGAGCAGACGAAGGAGGTTCTAGACAACGACGGTTGGGTACACACTGGTGATATTGGCAGGTGGACAAAAGAAGGAACACTGAAGATTGTTGATCGAAAGAAGCATATTTTCAAGCTAGCGCag GGTGAATATGTGGCTCCtgaaaagattgaaaacaTTTACGCTCGATCGAGGTATGTAGCACAATCGTTTGTATACGGAGAATCCCTCAAAACGTGTCTAATTGCCATCGTCGTCCCCGATGCAGAG GAATTGGTCCATGCTTGCAAGAAAGAGCTGAACTTAAGCGGAACACTTGAAGAGTTGTGCAGAAACAAAGATGTTGTCAAGATGGTTCTAGACGATATGATTGCAGTAGGAAAGAAGAGCGGATTGTTCTCATTTGAGCAG GTGAAAGACATCTACCTCTGTCCAGATATGTTTACTGTTGAAAATGATCTTCTTACGCCGACGTTGAAAAGCAAAAGGCCCAAGTTAAAGGCATATTTTGCTGCCGAATTATCTAAGATGTATACCAAACTCAATTAA
- a CDS encoding hypothetical protein (NECATOR_CHRIV.G13412.T2), which yields MNGYWILLSLLLLLLLLLLLLLLLLLLLLLLLLLLLLLLLLLLLLLLLLLLLLSLTLLLLLLLLLLLTSLLLLLLLFLLNGNGNYGGGFGGNQGSFTNMNERSYYVRGRLVCGIQGADGARVSLWEKRGAGTPFVYEEKQIDASGSFYVKAEIRNGGGGWNGGNSNGYLTLTINHNCGGQRQMSVELPPSYFNQGIVAIKTFDLGTINLEGRFSGEETNAFMGGGNRRGNYGGRFGSGSGGGFGSGGFGGGPVPI from the exons ATGAATGGTTACTG GAtattactatcattattattattattattattattattattattattattattattattattattactattattattattattattattattattattattattattattattattattattattattattattattgctctTATcattaacattattattattattgctattattactattattaacatcattattattgttgctactattatttttacta AATGGGAATGGAAACTATGGTGGCGGATTTGGTGGGAATCAAGG CTCATTCACAAATATGAATGAACGTAGTTACTACGTACGAGGTCGTTTGGTTTGTGGAATTCAAGGAGCTGATGGGGCACGAGTATCGCTATGGGAGAAGCGAG GTGCTGGCACACCTTTTGTGTATGAAGAGAAACAGATCGATGCTTCTGGAAGTTTCTATGTGAAAGCAGAGATTCGTAACGGTGGTGGAGGTTGGAACGGTGGCAATTCCAATGGCTACCTGACTCTTACTATTAACCATAACTGCGGG GGTCAACGTCAAATGAGCGTCGAATTACCGCCGTCGTATTTTAATCAAGGCATAGTTGCGATCAAAACCTTCGATCTAG GAACAATCAACTTGGAAGGACGTTTCTCAGGTGAAGAAACAAATGCTTTCATGGGTGGCGGTAATCGACGAGGAAACTACGGCGGCAGATTCGGCAGTGGGTCAGGCGGCGGTTTCGGTTCTGGCGGATTTGGTGGAGGTCCAGTACCTATCTAA